One segment of Anatilimnocola aggregata DNA contains the following:
- a CDS encoding HpcH/HpaI aldolase family protein, with the protein MNAKLLKEKMLRGETVYGTMIQHATNPALVDFLPPGALDFVIFTAEHNALDIADFLPLRYALAAKGIVSLARTHSRDPDDVSKVCDSYDGVVVPYVEDVAHAKRLAAAAVYRPLKGAALERVLKDDKWPNARTKQYCFEERCANTLFIPMIESVEAVDNLEEICSIPGVNAVFVGPNDLTTSMGIPNEYDHPDFVAMMKRIIEIADRKHVPAGSWFGTVEQQQRTMKQGGRFVVYSNDSSMMKDAIQLAFGQMRKA; encoded by the coding sequence ATGAACGCAAAACTGCTCAAAGAAAAAATGCTGCGCGGCGAAACGGTCTATGGCACCATGATCCAGCATGCGACCAACCCGGCACTCGTCGACTTTCTGCCGCCCGGCGCGCTCGACTTCGTCATCTTCACTGCCGAACACAATGCGCTCGACATCGCCGATTTCCTCCCGCTGCGTTACGCTTTGGCCGCGAAAGGGATTGTCTCGCTCGCCCGCACTCATAGCCGCGATCCCGACGATGTCTCCAAGGTGTGTGACAGCTACGACGGAGTCGTGGTGCCGTATGTCGAAGATGTCGCCCACGCCAAGCGCCTGGCAGCTGCTGCCGTCTATCGCCCGCTGAAGGGGGCGGCGCTCGAGCGGGTGTTGAAGGATGATAAGTGGCCGAATGCGCGGACGAAGCAATATTGCTTTGAAGAACGCTGCGCCAATACGCTGTTTATTCCGATGATCGAGTCGGTCGAAGCAGTCGACAATCTCGAAGAGATTTGCTCGATCCCCGGTGTGAACGCCGTCTTCGTCGGTCCGAACGATCTCACCACGAGCATGGGCATTCCCAACGAATACGATCATCCCGACTTCGTCGCCATGATGAAGCGAATTATCGAGATCGCTGACCGCAAGCACGTTCCCGCCGGCAGTTGGTTCGGCACGGTCGAGCAGCAACAACGGACCATGAAGCAAGGTGGGCGGTTCGTTGTTTACTCGAACGACTCCTCGATGATGAAAGACGCGATTCAGTTAGCGTTCGGACAGATGAGAAAGGCGTAA
- a CDS encoding DUF1585 domain-containing protein, with the protein MKVPDVSYAKFLARPNYGWGPKVEAGDALKDGRKFADLAEFKQLLLADPDQVARAVTQKLMVYATGGGLQYGDQPEIERVVAKVKDQKYGLRSLVHAVVLSELFRNK; encoded by the coding sequence GTGAAAGTCCCCGACGTCAGCTATGCCAAGTTCCTGGCCCGCCCCAATTACGGCTGGGGACCAAAGGTCGAAGCAGGGGACGCCTTGAAAGATGGCCGCAAGTTCGCCGACCTCGCCGAGTTCAAACAACTGCTGCTGGCCGACCCCGATCAGGTCGCGCGGGCGGTAACGCAAAAACTGATGGTCTACGCCACCGGCGGCGGCTTACAATATGGCGATCAGCCCGAGATCGAGCGCGTCGTCGCTAAAGTCAAAGATCAGAAGTACGGCCTCCGCTCGCTCGTGCACGCCGTCGTCCTCAGCGAACTGTTCCGCAATAAGTAA
- a CDS encoding mandelate racemase/muconate lactonizing enzyme family protein yields the protein MKITEIVCQILRIKTVEAKTASSQDSVLVRVRTDTGLEGIGEADSSPEMVKAVIDAPFSHNIATGLRQLLIGENPLETERLWQKMYRRTMYAGRRSVPITAMAAIDMALWDLKGKHFGEPIHRLLGGKQHDKILGYASILFGRNGDETQRIAERWRAAGYHAVKFGWEPMGQSEALDLDLVRGARKGLGDDGTLLIDAGCVWDARTALQRAHSFAEYRPGWLEEALHPDDYEGYRWLRDRSPVPIAAGEEECGRQAFRPLIDGRCLDVYQVDLSRNGFTDSLYIRQRVEEIGARLCNHCYTSPVTVAASLHWLSTCRDAFLFEDCVEDSPLRHELTHEKIQTVDGWITVPDRPGLGVTLDEDFVKRTLICESR from the coding sequence ATGAAAATCACCGAGATCGTCTGCCAGATCCTGCGCATCAAAACCGTCGAAGCAAAAACCGCCAGCAGTCAGGACTCGGTCCTCGTGCGAGTGCGCACGGACACCGGCTTGGAAGGAATCGGTGAAGCCGACTCTTCGCCCGAGATGGTCAAGGCGGTTATCGACGCTCCCTTCAGCCACAATATTGCGACCGGCCTACGGCAACTCTTGATCGGCGAAAATCCGCTGGAGACCGAACGCCTCTGGCAAAAAATGTATCGCCGCACGATGTACGCCGGGCGACGATCCGTGCCGATCACCGCCATGGCTGCCATCGATATGGCGCTGTGGGATTTGAAAGGCAAACATTTTGGCGAGCCCATTCACCGGCTGCTCGGCGGCAAGCAGCACGACAAGATCCTCGGCTATGCTTCGATCCTGTTCGGCAGGAACGGCGACGAGACTCAGCGAATTGCGGAGCGCTGGCGCGCGGCCGGCTATCACGCCGTAAAATTTGGTTGGGAGCCGATGGGCCAAAGCGAAGCCCTCGATCTCGACCTGGTGCGCGGCGCGCGAAAAGGTCTAGGGGACGATGGCACGCTGCTGATTGATGCGGGCTGTGTGTGGGACGCGCGGACGGCGCTGCAGCGGGCCCATTCGTTTGCCGAGTATCGCCCCGGTTGGTTGGAGGAAGCACTTCATCCCGATGACTACGAAGGTTATCGCTGGCTGCGCGATCGCTCGCCCGTGCCGATTGCAGCCGGCGAAGAGGAATGTGGCCGCCAGGCGTTCCGTCCGCTGATCGACGGCCGCTGCTTGGACGTTTATCAGGTCGACCTATCGCGCAACGGCTTCACCGACAGCCTGTACATTCGCCAGCGCGTAGAGGAAATCGGCGCGCGACTCTGCAATCACTGCTACACCAGTCCGGTCACTGTCGCCGCCAGTTTGCACTGGCTCAGCACCTGCCGCGATGCGTTTCTGTTTGAAGATTGCGTCGAAGATTCGCCCCTGCGTCACGAGCTAACGCACGAGAAGATCCAGACTGTCGACGGCTGGATTACCGTCCCCGATCGCCCCGGCCTCGGCGTGACGCTCGACGAAGACTTTGTGAAGCGAACGCTCATCTGCGAATCGCGCTGA
- a CDS encoding M14 family metallopeptidase produces the protein MTDRQIVRPSRLDLESPGRRDYWVALEHDSIWGDHLLPLTVFVGPDSKPGEGLLATGSNHGNEYEGPVVLKHLIREINPADVLGRIILIPVLNPAAFLAGTRESTLDDGVNLNRAFVDGAGVTPALAGITHRIAAFVREYLWPRVHVVLDLHSGGEVARFAICANYHPVDDPQLARKIEETARWFGTPALMVYQNVTPGLLPSEAERLGKITVGTELGWGRAVCTEGVRYGRQGVLAAAIHNGQLRGTIEPIAHHAAGTQRKLEMVDRDCFTVAPFAGHYEPLLDCGTPVKKGQTVGLLHDFDHIDAEPWPARAGVDGVVLAQAWVSPVPRGQHIVVVGRDIT, from the coding sequence ATGACTGACCGCCAGATTGTGCGTCCCAGCCGTCTCGATCTCGAATCTCCTGGCCGCCGCGACTACTGGGTCGCGCTCGAGCACGATAGTATCTGGGGCGATCATCTGTTGCCCCTGACCGTGTTTGTCGGCCCCGATTCCAAGCCGGGCGAAGGACTCCTCGCGACCGGTTCGAATCACGGTAACGAATACGAAGGACCCGTTGTCCTCAAGCATCTAATCCGCGAGATCAACCCAGCCGATGTGCTCGGCCGGATCATCTTGATTCCCGTCCTCAATCCAGCTGCGTTCCTCGCGGGGACGCGCGAAAGCACGCTCGATGATGGCGTGAATCTCAATCGCGCGTTTGTCGATGGTGCGGGGGTCACCCCAGCGCTCGCGGGAATTACGCATCGCATTGCGGCGTTCGTGCGCGAGTACCTGTGGCCGCGCGTGCATGTCGTCCTCGATTTGCATTCCGGCGGCGAAGTCGCCCGCTTCGCCATTTGTGCCAATTATCATCCCGTCGACGATCCGCAGCTGGCCCGCAAGATTGAAGAAACCGCGCGCTGGTTCGGCACACCCGCGCTGATGGTCTATCAAAACGTCACCCCGGGTTTGCTTCCTAGCGAAGCGGAACGCCTGGGTAAGATCACGGTCGGCACCGAACTAGGCTGGGGCCGCGCGGTCTGCACCGAAGGTGTGCGCTATGGTCGTCAAGGCGTTTTGGCTGCGGCCATTCATAACGGACAACTGCGCGGCACGATCGAGCCCATTGCCCATCATGCTGCTGGGACCCAGCGGAAATTGGAAATGGTCGATCGCGACTGTTTCACCGTAGCCCCTTTTGCCGGCCACTACGAACCGCTCCTCGATTGTGGTACGCCCGTAAAAAAAGGTCAGACCGTTGGTCTGCTCCACGACTTCGATCACATCGACGCCGAGCCTTGGCCCGCCCGCGCTGGGGTCGATGGCGTCGTGCTCGCGCAGGCCTGGGTTTCGCCCGTCCCGCGCGGGCAGCACATCGTCGTTGTCGGTCGCGACATTACCTGA
- a CDS encoding DUF1552 domain-containing protein, translated as MLESRHSRRLFLRGAGALLALPIFEQTILRRVAQAADAKQPKEAPRRLLCINTTLGLHTENLFPKQTGKEYEPSPYLDVIKDFRNDYTVFSGLSHPDVDGGHSAEASYLTAAPHPRSDSFKNTISLDQFAVERLAPDTRFSSLVLSSSSSRGLSHTRNGVAIPAQDRPSTVFKKMFVEGTPAEVRSQVDRLSQGESVIDTVLAEAHALERGLGKQDREKLAEYFAAVRDVELRLQKAQAWAKQPKPAVEAKIPVDVTDNKEVAAKVRLMVDLMCLAFKTDSTRFITFAFSGMNAVPKIEGVSQDWHNLSHHGQDPAKLAELKIIELEQMKLFGELLAKLRATPEVGGNLLNHTTILFGSNLGNASSHSNINMPIVVAGGGYRHGQHLAFDPKKNPPLSNLYVQMLQRLGLDIDSFGSSTGTIPGFELA; from the coding sequence ATGCTCGAATCGAGACATTCCCGCCGCTTGTTCCTGCGTGGTGCTGGCGCTCTCCTGGCACTGCCGATTTTTGAGCAGACGATTCTCCGCCGCGTCGCCCAAGCCGCCGACGCGAAGCAGCCCAAAGAGGCTCCCCGCAGGCTTCTTTGCATCAATACGACCCTCGGCCTGCACACCGAGAATCTGTTTCCCAAGCAGACCGGCAAAGAGTACGAGCCGTCTCCTTATCTCGACGTCATTAAGGATTTTCGTAACGACTACACCGTCTTCTCCGGGCTCTCGCACCCCGATGTCGATGGGGGTCACTCGGCCGAAGCTTCGTACCTGACGGCCGCGCCTCATCCTCGCTCCGATAGTTTCAAAAACACAATCTCGCTCGATCAGTTCGCCGTCGAGCGGTTGGCCCCCGATACTCGCTTCTCGTCGCTGGTTTTGTCGTCATCCTCCAGCCGCGGGCTCTCGCACACGCGCAATGGTGTGGCCATTCCCGCTCAGGATCGTCCCTCGACCGTCTTTAAGAAGATGTTCGTCGAAGGAACGCCTGCCGAAGTCCGCTCGCAGGTCGACCGTCTTTCGCAGGGCGAAAGCGTGATCGATACCGTGCTGGCGGAAGCCCACGCGCTTGAGCGAGGCTTAGGCAAACAAGACCGCGAAAAGCTGGCCGAGTATTTTGCCGCCGTCCGCGATGTGGAACTGCGTCTGCAAAAAGCACAAGCGTGGGCCAAACAACCGAAGCCCGCAGTCGAGGCGAAGATTCCAGTCGATGTGACCGACAACAAGGAAGTGGCCGCGAAGGTACGCCTGATGGTCGACCTGATGTGCCTTGCGTTCAAGACCGACTCGACACGCTTCATCACGTTCGCTTTCTCCGGCATGAACGCAGTGCCGAAGATCGAAGGGGTCTCTCAAGACTGGCACAACCTGTCGCATCACGGGCAAGATCCCGCGAAGCTAGCCGAACTCAAGATTATCGAACTCGAACAAATGAAGCTCTTCGGCGAGTTGCTCGCCAAGCTCAGAGCCACGCCCGAAGTTGGCGGCAACTTGCTCAACCACACCACCATTCTCTTCGGCAGCAACCTCGGCAACGCCAGCAGCCACAGCAACATCAACATGCCAATCGTTGTTGCTGGCGGCGGCTATCGCCATGGCCAGCACCTGGCTTTCGACCCCAAAAAGAACCCGCCCCTCAGCAATCTCTACGTCCAGATGCTCCAGCGCCTAGGCCTCGACATCGATTCGTTCGGTTCCAGCACCGGCACCATACCGGGGTTTGAGTTGGCGTAA
- a CDS encoding MFS transporter encodes MDETTSAEPPPQPTRVRWLILLLSCGASFLLYLHRYTWNFVNPKLQGQFNLSHSQTEFLFSLFYYTYAAGQIPSGMIIDRFGPRWFLTFSILFWSLAMAALVGVSWLLGGGSSTGNLTMVIVLIGGARLLFGAAQAGCYPALTKASKVWFSPVGRTALQGLIASTAGRSGAALSSIIFGTIMMGWLGLSWQTGLLILSAVGLLYGLLFWLGYGDSPAADARVNEAERIIIRGPEELTPANAATQPAMLPWGNALRSTSLRWFICQQFCDAGSDVAFVSLIGKYFLQSRGLDLSQTGILAALPLIGGALGGLAGGALNEVSIHLSGSRRWGRSGVGFVGKVVGCLMLLTVTQQESATVAAFMLMFAKFFGDWSQPTVWGTCTDMGGRYSATVFSIINTSGTVGGVVMPLVFGRLLDVFTREVLVDDKLTKITSWDPLFYLLAGMYLASGLCWLMVDCTKSLENVAAAK; translated from the coding sequence ATGGACGAAACAACGTCTGCCGAGCCACCACCACAACCCACCCGTGTTCGCTGGCTAATTCTGCTTCTCTCGTGCGGGGCTTCGTTCCTGCTCTATTTGCATCGCTACACGTGGAACTTCGTCAATCCCAAGTTGCAGGGTCAGTTCAACCTCAGTCATAGCCAGACTGAGTTTCTTTTTTCGCTCTTCTACTACACCTATGCCGCCGGGCAGATTCCCAGCGGCATGATCATCGACCGCTTCGGCCCGCGCTGGTTTCTGACCTTCAGCATTCTGTTTTGGTCGCTGGCGATGGCCGCGCTGGTCGGCGTTTCGTGGCTGCTGGGTGGAGGCTCGTCGACCGGCAACCTGACGATGGTGATTGTGCTGATTGGCGGCGCAAGGTTACTCTTCGGTGCCGCGCAAGCGGGTTGCTATCCAGCACTCACGAAAGCATCGAAGGTCTGGTTCTCTCCCGTGGGACGCACCGCACTGCAAGGCTTGATCGCCTCGACCGCGGGACGAAGCGGCGCGGCACTTTCGTCCATCATTTTCGGCACGATCATGATGGGCTGGCTGGGGCTGAGTTGGCAAACTGGCCTGCTCATCCTCAGTGCCGTCGGTTTGCTTTACGGCCTTCTCTTTTGGCTCGGCTACGGCGATTCACCAGCCGCCGATGCCCGCGTGAATGAGGCCGAACGAATAATCATTCGCGGGCCGGAAGAACTCACACCGGCCAATGCCGCCACTCAACCCGCAATGCTCCCCTGGGGCAACGCGCTCCGCAGCACTAGCTTGCGCTGGTTCATTTGTCAGCAGTTTTGCGATGCGGGCTCCGATGTCGCTTTCGTCTCGCTCATCGGCAAGTACTTTCTCCAATCGCGCGGGCTCGATCTTTCGCAAACGGGCATCCTGGCAGCACTCCCTTTAATCGGTGGCGCGCTAGGCGGACTGGCCGGCGGTGCGCTTAACGAAGTTTCGATCCACCTTTCCGGCAGTCGCCGCTGGGGACGTTCGGGAGTGGGCTTCGTTGGCAAGGTCGTCGGCTGCCTCATGCTCCTCACCGTTACACAGCAAGAATCGGCGACGGTCGCGGCGTTCATGCTGATGTTCGCGAAGTTTTTTGGCGACTGGAGCCAGCCCACGGTTTGGGGCACCTGCACCGATATGGGTGGCCGGTATAGCGCGACCGTCTTTAGCATCATTAACACCAGTGGCACTGTCGGCGGCGTGGTGATGCCCCTCGTCTTTGGTCGCCTGCTCGATGTCTTCACGCGCGAAGTGCTGGTCGACGACAAGCTGACCAAAATCACCAGTTGGGATCCACTCTTCTATCTCTTGGCTGGCATGTACCTCGCCAGTGGCCTCTGCTGGTTGATGGTCGACTGTACGAAGTCGCTCGAAAACGTGGCGGCAGCGAAGTAG
- a CDS encoding mandelate racemase/muconate lactonizing enzyme family protein, with product MRISRIEALPIRIPLKPERRMISALGKHDVSEFTLVVVHTDDGLFGLGEATVTPRWSGETARGAQTLIEHVFTPVLLGCDPCDIEAIDARLDAVAVDNWFAKAAIEMACWDLAGKAANKPVYELLGGACRPLTIRNRFSLGAYTTEVIQPRAVALVAAGFDTLKVKVGTDPVADVVRVRAVREVIGPNIKLTIDANGGWNEAQALDCLAKLADCNLTLVEQPLPRGNYSGLKRLRERTGQKILADESCFDEVEARELIEQGCCDAISLYPGKQGGIRRSIRIANLAAEHQIPCSIGSNLEWDVGAAAMLHFIVATPNMQVELYPGDCLGPFYHEVSLAKNPLHISGPFTTINSGPGLGIELDFDVVEKHRIR from the coding sequence ATGCGGATTTCCCGTATCGAAGCCTTGCCGATTCGCATCCCGCTCAAGCCCGAGCGGCGGATGATTTCGGCGCTCGGCAAGCATGATGTCTCCGAATTCACGCTGGTGGTCGTACACACCGATGACGGTCTGTTCGGACTGGGCGAAGCCACAGTCACGCCGCGATGGAGCGGCGAAACGGCCCGCGGTGCGCAAACGCTCATCGAACACGTTTTCACTCCCGTGTTATTGGGTTGCGATCCGTGCGATATCGAAGCCATCGATGCGCGGCTCGATGCGGTGGCCGTCGATAACTGGTTCGCGAAAGCGGCGATCGAAATGGCCTGCTGGGATCTGGCCGGTAAAGCGGCGAACAAGCCGGTGTACGAATTGCTCGGGGGTGCGTGTCGCCCGCTGACGATTCGCAATCGCTTTTCGCTGGGTGCTTATACGACGGAAGTGATTCAGCCGCGGGCTGTCGCGCTGGTCGCAGCGGGTTTCGATACGCTCAAAGTGAAAGTGGGAACCGATCCAGTAGCGGATGTGGTGCGGGTCCGTGCTGTCCGCGAAGTGATCGGGCCGAACATCAAGCTGACCATCGACGCCAACGGCGGTTGGAACGAAGCCCAGGCGCTCGATTGCCTCGCCAAACTGGCCGACTGCAACTTGACGCTCGTCGAGCAACCCCTGCCGCGCGGTAACTACTCGGGGCTCAAGCGACTGCGAGAACGAACGGGGCAGAAAATTCTCGCCGATGAAAGTTGCTTTGACGAAGTCGAAGCCCGCGAGTTGATCGAGCAAGGTTGCTGCGATGCGATCAGCCTGTATCCGGGCAAGCAAGGCGGCATTCGCAGGTCGATTCGCATTGCGAACCTGGCCGCCGAGCACCAGATTCCCTGCTCCATCGGCTCGAATCTGGAATGGGACGTGGGTGCTGCCGCGATGCTCCATTTCATCGTGGCCACACCGAACATGCAGGTCGAACTGTATCCCGGCGATTGCCTTGGCCCGTTCTATCACGAGGTTTCGCTGGCCAAGAATCCGCTGCACATCTCCGGGCCCTTCACGACGATCAACTCGGGCCCCGGTTTAGGAATCGAACTCGATTTTGATGTCGTCGAGAAGCATCGCATTCGGTAA